In the Euphorbia lathyris chromosome 5, ddEupLath1.1, whole genome shotgun sequence genome, one interval contains:
- the LOC136230839 gene encoding UDP-N-acetylglucosamine transporter ROCK1: MATITAIKHKGPQPGFDGMNARVWFYSILLTIQYGSQPLISKRFTGQQVIVTTSVLTCEIVKIACALILMAKNGTLKKLANEWTLIGSLTASGLPAAIYALQNSLLQISYRNLDSLTFSMLNQTKIFFTAFFTYIILRQKQSIQQIGALFLLIMGAVLLSVGEGSSRGSNNSDPDLILFYGIVPVMVASVLSGLASALCQWASQVKRHSSYLMTLEMSVVGCLCLLISTTKSPDGEAIRRYGFFHGWTPLTMIPVAANALGGILVGLVTSHAGGVRKGFVIVSALLVTAMLQFMFEGKAPSLFCLLALPLVVSSISIYQKYPYRVKKKEW, from the exons ATGGCGACTATCACGGCCATCAAGCACAAAGGTCCTCAACCAGGTTTCGATGGAATGAACGCAAGGGTTTGGTTCTATTCCATTTTACTCACTATTCAATACGGATCCCAGCCTTTGATCTCCAAACGTTTCACCGG ACAACAAGTTATTGTGACTACATCTGTCTTGACATGTGAGATTGTTAAG ATAGCATGTGCCTTAATTCTCATGGCAAAAAATGGTACTTTGAAGAAATTAGCCAATGAGTGGACGTTGATTGGCTCACTTACTGCATCAGGACTTCCTGCTGCTATATATGCACTACAGAATAGCTTGCTGCAGATATCTTACAGGAATCTTGATTCACTCACATTTTCCATGCTGAACCAGACAAAAATATTCTTCACTGCATTTTTTACTTACATAATATTGAG GCAGAAGCAGTCAATTCAACAAATTGGTGCGCTTTTCTTGTTGATCATGGGAGCTGTTCTTCTAAGTGTTGGTGAAGGCTCTAGCAGAGGGTCCAATAACAGTGACCCTGATCTAATTCTATTTTATGGTATTGTTCCTGTCATGGTTGCTTCTGTTCTTTCTGGCCTTGCTTCAGCTTTGTGTCAATGGGCTTCTCAG GTTAAAAGACACTCTTCTTACTTGATGACACTAGAAATGTCTGTTGTTGGATGCCTATGCTTGTTGATCAGTACCACTAAATCTCCAGATGGTGAAGCTATCAGGCGATACGGATTCTTTCATGGTTGGACTCCATTGACTATG ATTCCAGTTGCAGCTAATGCTCTTGGGGGAATTCTTGTTGGCCTTGTAACAAGCCATGCTGGTGGCGTTAGAAAG GGATTTGTGATTGTGTCTGCACTTCTTGTGACGGCGATGCTGCAGTTTATGTTCGAAGGAAAAGCACCCTCATTGTTCTGTCTGCTGGCTCTACCTCTAGTTGTTAGCAGCATTTCCATATACCAAAAATATCCATATAGAGTTAAAAAGAAAGAATGGTGA